The following proteins are co-located in the Flavobacterium sp. CECT 9288 genome:
- a CDS encoding PAS domain S-box protein gives MNNILNAVYQNINQSLKNYYTATLTLALTINDKGIPKDFEYVSKQLIRSNNTIRAAELVPKGVIKYVYPIKGNEAAIGLNIITTENLRVESLKSISSQKMYFAGPLELRQGGIAIVGRLPVYKKKIFWGFAAVVIKLNTFLEVSGIKNIDNSKYYFQFSKFNSDKKKETFYINNPTNLEGKYYISTKIADGDWKLYLISKNKSYLYSAILIPCILGFVLAGILGLLVTTLLKIPNELQSLVKLQANKILDTEMKFKTIFDQAALGISSVDPVTGNFLEINSKFCEMLGYTEKEMKLKNFQSITHPDDLEQDITNVDQLKNGRINEYAMQKRYFTKKGDIIWVNLTVTPLLGTNQNRENVIAIVEDITLKKTTEKIIKKSETRFKSLFDDSPLPLREEDFSEVKKYLEQKKLINKSTESVLEYFNQNPNDVDECHSLIKVINANKACLKLYKVKNIDELISNKSELINLKSRNDFINNLVAITQGKKQFIIDTLIRNGKGEFRSINLRWNLVQGYKNTFERVIVSTEDITNRLESERIIIDTKQNVESLINTIDGIVWECDATTYNFGFISDKVTNILGYTPEEWVNDPHFWSNHIHPEDKEWVQSYCKIKVNDNQDHDFEYRMIAKDGKVVWLRDIVNIIYAHGKPNMLRGIMIDITQSKEAENELNNSFEIVSEQNKRLLNFSYIVSHNLRSHTSNIASIVSFLENTDSQEEKNEMLQLLKTVSNSLNETMLHLNEVINIRTNISLVLMPLNLNEYISTALNVLNEQISKNDISILSHVPLDTIINYNPAYLESILYNIISNSIRYRHPDRTAIIKISYHIENNLKFLEISDNGIGIDLIKNADKLFGMYKTFTTNSESKGIGLFITKNQIDAMGGTITVESEPNIGTTFKIYIL, from the coding sequence ATGAATAACATTCTAAACGCTGTATATCAAAACATTAATCAATCACTTAAAAACTACTATACAGCAACTTTAACGCTTGCCTTAACAATTAATGATAAGGGAATCCCAAAAGACTTTGAATATGTGAGTAAGCAATTAATTAGATCTAACAATACAATTAGGGCTGCAGAACTAGTACCAAAAGGTGTTATAAAATACGTTTACCCTATTAAGGGAAATGAAGCAGCGATTGGTCTAAATATAATAACTACTGAAAATCTTCGGGTAGAAAGCTTAAAATCTATATCTAGTCAAAAAATGTACTTTGCTGGTCCACTTGAGTTACGGCAAGGCGGTATTGCAATTGTAGGACGATTGCCTGTTTATAAAAAAAAAATATTTTGGGGATTTGCGGCTGTAGTTATCAAACTAAATACTTTTTTAGAAGTTTCCGGCATTAAAAACATCGATAATTCAAAGTATTATTTTCAATTTTCAAAGTTTAATTCAGATAAAAAAAAAGAAACTTTTTATATTAACAACCCTACCAATCTTGAAGGTAAATACTATATTTCTACAAAAATTGCCGATGGAGATTGGAAATTATATTTAATCTCAAAAAATAAATCCTATTTATATTCTGCTATTTTAATCCCATGTATTTTAGGCTTTGTTCTCGCAGGTATCTTAGGATTACTGGTAACTACATTGTTAAAAATACCAAACGAACTACAATCATTAGTTAAGCTTCAAGCCAATAAAATTTTGGATACCGAAATGAAGTTCAAAACAATTTTTGATCAAGCCGCTCTAGGAATATCAAGTGTAGACCCTGTAACTGGAAATTTCTTGGAAATCAATAGTAAATTTTGTGAAATGCTAGGATATACTGAAAAAGAAATGAAGCTTAAAAACTTTCAATCCATTACGCATCCAGATGATCTTGAGCAAGATATCACTAATGTAGATCAATTAAAAAATGGACGTATCAATGAATATGCTATGCAAAAAAGATATTTTACAAAAAAAGGTGATATAATTTGGGTTAATCTTACGGTAACACCTTTATTAGGCACCAACCAAAATAGAGAAAATGTTATTGCTATCGTTGAAGACATCACACTAAAAAAAACTACCGAAAAAATTATTAAAAAAAGTGAGACTAGATTTAAAAGCTTGTTTGATGACAGTCCGCTACCGCTCCGCGAAGAAGATTTTTCAGAAGTAAAAAAATACTTAGAACAAAAAAAATTAATTAATAAAAGTACCGAATCTGTTTTAGAGTATTTTAATCAAAACCCAAATGATGTTGATGAATGTCACTCGTTAATAAAAGTGATAAATGCTAATAAGGCCTGCTTAAAACTTTATAAAGTCAAAAATATTGACGAACTAATAAGTAATAAAAGCGAGCTAATTAATTTAAAGTCTAGAAATGATTTCATTAATAATTTAGTAGCCATCACTCAGGGAAAGAAGCAATTCATTATTGATACGCTGATCCGCAATGGAAAAGGGGAATTCAGGTCTATTAATTTAAGGTGGAATCTAGTGCAAGGATACAAAAATACATTTGAACGCGTTATTGTATCAACAGAGGACATAACTAATAGACTTGAATCTGAAAGAATTATAATCGACACAAAACAAAATGTAGAATCATTAATAAATACCATAGATGGAATTGTATGGGAATGTGATGCAACTACTTATAATTTTGGTTTTATTAGTGATAAAGTAACTAATATTTTGGGTTACACACCAGAAGAGTGGGTAAATGATCCGCATTTTTGGAGCAATCACATTCATCCAGAAGATAAAGAATGGGTCCAGAGTTACTGTAAAATAAAAGTAAATGACAATCAAGATCACGATTTTGAATACCGCATGATTGCTAAAGACGGAAAAGTTGTATGGCTCAGAGATATAGTAAATATAATCTATGCCCATGGAAAACCGAACATGTTACGCGGAATCATGATTGATATTACCCAAAGTAAAGAAGCCGAAAATGAACTTAATAACTCTTTTGAAATTGTTAGCGAACAAAACAAACGCTTGCTCAACTTCTCATATATTGTATCTCATAATTTAAGGTCTCATACCAGCAATATCGCCTCCATTGTTTCATTTCTCGAAAATACAGACTCTCAGGAAGAGAAAAATGAAATGCTTCAGTTATTAAAAACGGTATCAAACTCTCTAAATGAAACGATGCTCCATTTGAACGAAGTCATTAATATAAGAACTAATATTAGCTTAGTTTTAATGCCATTAAATCTAAATGAATACATTTCAACAGCACTAAATGTGCTAAATGAACAAATTTCAAAAAATGATATTTCAATATTAAGCCACGTTCCACTTGACACAATCATAAATTACAATCCAGCTTATTTAGAAAGTATTCTGTACAACATAATTTCAAATTCTATTAGATATAGACACCCAGATAGAACAGCGATTATAAAAATCAGTTACCATATAGAAAATAATTTAAAATTTCTTGAAATATCTGATAACGGAATAGGTATCGATCTTATAAAAAACGCAGACAAACTTTTTGGAATGTACAAAACCTTTACTACAAATTCTGAATCTAAAGGGATTGGATTATTCATTACAAAAAATCAAATTGATGCAATGGGCGGAACCATCACTGTTGAAAGTGAACCTAACATAGGAACAACATTTAAAATTTATATTCTATGA
- a CDS encoding YchJ family protein: MSTDKCHCGTLQSFEKCCGPILNKSVKAISAEELMRSRYSAYATHNAAYLVATTVPHARALHPFDDILQWAKSNTWLGLEIIESTPTIVQFKAYHKDAYNKIHIHHELSTFVNDNGDWFYENGVFLD, encoded by the coding sequence ATGAGTACAGATAAATGTCATTGTGGAACTTTACAATCATTTGAAAAATGTTGTGGACCAATATTAAACAAAAGTGTAAAAGCTATTTCTGCCGAGGAGTTGATGCGATCTAGGTACAGCGCTTATGCCACTCATAATGCTGCTTATCTCGTAGCAACTACAGTGCCTCATGCAAGAGCATTGCATCCTTTTGATGATATTTTGCAGTGGGCAAAAAGCAATACGTGGCTTGGACTTGAAATAATTGAATCTACACCTACTATTGTGCAGTTTAAGGCCTATCATAAAGATGCTTATAATAAAATTCATATTCATCACGAACTTTCAACATTTGTAAATGATAATGGAGATTGGTTTTATGAAAATGGCGTTTTTTTAGATTAA
- the dnaK gene encoding molecular chaperone DnaK → MGKIIGIDLGTTNSCVSVMEGNEAVVIPNAEGKRTTPSIIAFVEGGEIKVGDPAKRQAVTNPTKTIASIKRFMGQGFGEVSAEAKRVPYSVVKGDNNTPRVDIDGRLYTAQELSAMTLQKMKKTAEDYLGQTVTEAVITVPAYFNDAQRQATKEAGEIAGLKVMRIINEPTAAALAYGLDKKGTDQKIAVYDLGGGTFDISVLELGDGVFEVLSTNGDTHLGGDDFDQTIIDWLADEFLSEEGVDLRLDPMSLQRIKEAAEKAKIELSSSAETEINLPYVTATASGPKHLVKKLSRAKFEQLSDSLVKRSMAPVARALKDAGLSVSDIDEVILVGGSTRMPRIADEVEKFFGKKASKGVNPDEVVAIGAAIQGGVLSGDVKDVLLLDVTPLSLGIETMGGVMTTLIEANTTIPTKKSQVFSTAADSQPTVELHVLQGARAMAADNKTIGRFNLDGIPPAPRGVPQIEVTFDIDANGIIKVSATDKGTGKSHDIRIEASSGLTSEEIERMKQDAEANAESDKVLRAKAEKINEADSMIFQTETQLKELGSKLADDHKVAVEYALTELRMAHQSQDVPAIQTALDNINAAWKTATEAMYAQGEQPQGEQPQGEATQGDNVEDVEFEEVK, encoded by the coding sequence ATGGGTAAAATAATCGGAATTGATTTAGGTACTACCAACTCTTGTGTTTCTGTAATGGAAGGTAATGAAGCAGTTGTTATCCCTAATGCAGAAGGTAAAAGAACAACGCCATCTATCATCGCTTTTGTTGAAGGTGGAGAGATCAAAGTAGGAGATCCTGCTAAGAGACAAGCAGTAACTAATCCAACTAAGACTATTGCTTCTATCAAACGTTTTATGGGACAAGGTTTTGGTGAGGTTTCGGCTGAAGCAAAAAGAGTTCCTTACAGTGTAGTAAAAGGAGACAACAATACACCACGTGTGGATATTGATGGTCGTTTATACACTGCTCAAGAATTGTCAGCTATGACACTTCAAAAAATGAAAAAAACTGCTGAAGACTATTTAGGTCAAACAGTTACTGAGGCAGTTATTACTGTTCCTGCTTACTTTAATGATGCACAACGTCAAGCTACAAAAGAAGCTGGTGAAATTGCAGGTCTTAAAGTTATGCGTATCATTAATGAGCCTACTGCAGCTGCATTAGCTTACGGATTAGATAAAAAAGGTACTGATCAAAAAATTGCAGTTTATGATTTAGGTGGAGGTACATTTGATATTTCTGTTCTTGAATTAGGAGACGGAGTATTTGAAGTATTGTCAACTAATGGTGATACTCACCTTGGTGGAGATGATTTTGACCAAACAATCATTGACTGGTTAGCTGATGAGTTTTTATCAGAAGAAGGTGTTGATTTGCGTTTAGACCCAATGTCATTACAGCGTATTAAAGAAGCTGCTGAAAAAGCTAAAATTGAATTGTCTTCTTCTGCTGAGACTGAAATCAACTTGCCATACGTAACAGCTACTGCTTCTGGACCAAAACACTTAGTTAAAAAATTATCTAGAGCTAAATTCGAACAATTATCTGATTCTTTAGTAAAACGTTCTATGGCTCCTGTAGCTAGAGCATTAAAAGATGCAGGTTTATCTGTTTCTGATATTGACGAAGTGATCCTTGTAGGAGGTTCTACTCGTATGCCAAGAATTGCTGACGAAGTAGAGAAATTCTTTGGTAAAAAAGCGTCTAAAGGAGTTAACCCTGATGAGGTTGTTGCAATTGGAGCAGCTATTCAAGGTGGAGTTCTTTCTGGAGATGTAAAAGATGTATTGTTACTTGACGTTACTCCTTTATCTTTAGGTATCGAAACTATGGGTGGTGTTATGACTACATTAATTGAAGCTAACACAACTATTCCAACTAAAAAATCACAAGTTTTCTCAACTGCTGCTGATTCTCAACCAACTGTTGAATTACACGTTCTTCAAGGTGCTAGAGCAATGGCTGCTGATAACAAAACTATCGGTCGTTTCAACTTAGACGGTATTCCACCAGCACCGAGAGGAGTTCCACAAATTGAAGTAACTTTTGATATTGATGCTAATGGTATCATCAAAGTATCTGCAACTGATAAAGGAACTGGTAAATCTCACGATATTCGTATCGAAGCTTCTTCTGGATTAACTTCTGAAGAAATCGAAAGAATGAAACAAGATGCTGAAGCTAACGCTGAATCTGATAAAGTTTTAAGAGCGAAAGCGGAGAAAATTAATGAAGCTGATTCTATGATTTTCCAAACAGAAACTCAATTGAAAGAATTAGGTTCTAAATTAGCTGATGATCATAAAGTAGCAGTAGAATATGCATTAACTGAATTGAGAATGGCTCACCAGTCTCAAGATGTTCCTGCAATTCAAACAGCTCTTGATAACATCAATGCAGCTTGGAAAACAGCTACTGAGGCTATGTATGCTCAAGGTGAACAACCACAAGGAGAGCAACCACAAGGTGAAGCTACTCAAGGAGACAACGTAGAAGACGTAGAATTTGAAGAAGTAAAATAA
- a CDS encoding Brp/Blh family beta-carotene 15,15'-dioxygenase, whose amino-acid sequence MKNYSNIAIVASFFGLWIDSYLTSQFQIILGFFLIFTFGILHGANDILLIQHLNPAKKKNSQNKTLLYYVTVVLVGVLLFYTLPQVALLLFIIVSAYHFGEQQWHSVKTKLNNLVCIMFQFLYGLVLLLLLFYFHSNQVQDIVNKITHVMVPLVAFTIALQITALLFGLYICYLFWKFESLRGKIALEIFFLILFAILFKASSLIWGFALYFVLWHSIPSIIDQVIFLNGSFNITHFKAYCRAAFIYWFVSIIGIAVLFFICKDEQFFNALFFSFLAAITFPHAAVIANMSSEEKTNTL is encoded by the coding sequence ATGAAAAATTATTCAAATATCGCAATTGTAGCAAGCTTTTTCGGACTATGGATTGATTCTTACCTTACAAGCCAATTTCAAATAATTCTCGGTTTTTTCTTAATATTTACCTTCGGGATTTTGCATGGCGCTAATGATATTCTTTTAATTCAGCATTTAAATCCTGCCAAAAAAAAGAATTCTCAAAATAAGACACTTCTATATTATGTTACAGTTGTACTTGTGGGTGTTTTATTATTCTATACTTTACCTCAAGTTGCCTTACTTCTATTTATTATAGTTAGTGCATACCATTTTGGCGAACAGCAATGGCATAGTGTTAAAACCAAACTCAATAATTTGGTTTGTATTATGTTTCAGTTTTTATACGGTTTAGTTTTACTGTTACTTTTATTCTATTTTCACAGCAACCAGGTTCAAGATATTGTAAATAAAATTACGCATGTGATGGTTCCTTTAGTTGCATTCACTATAGCTTTACAAATCACGGCTTTACTATTTGGACTTTATATTTGTTACTTGTTCTGGAAATTTGAATCCTTAAGAGGTAAAATTGCTCTAGAAATATTCTTTTTAATACTATTTGCAATACTTTTTAAGGCTTCTAGTTTAATATGGGGATTTGCTTTATATTTTGTATTATGGCATAGTATTCCATCTATAATTGACCAAGTAATCTTTTTAAATGGTTCATTCAATATAACACACTTTAAAGCCTACTGCAGAGCTGCTTTTATCTATTGGTTCGTTTCCATCATAGGTATAGCCGTTTTGTTTTTTATTTGTAAAGACGAGCAGTTTTTTAATGCACTTTTTTTCTCATTCTTAGCTGCCATTACTTTTCCGCATGCAGCAGTCATCGCTAATATGTCAAGTGAAGAAAAAACCAACACTCTATAA